A region of the Candidatus Limnocylindrales bacterium genome:
TGCTTCGGTGCTGTCGCCGAACATCGCCTTCTTCTCGGTCCAGGTCGAGATCGCCTCGTCCTGGACGTCGACGATCAGCTGCGCATCCGCCATCGTCAGCGGCTCGACGGCTTCGAGAACGAAACCCGAGCGAACCGGCATCGAATTGATCAGCGCCTGCACCGCCAGGTGGAAGGTGCCCGGGTCGAGCGCCGTGATTTCGACCAGGCAGGAGAACACGTTGTCGCCGGCGATGTCGTCGCCGTTGCCGAGGTTGCCGTTGTCGAGCAGCGTACAGACGGCGTTGCCGGTCGGCTCGAAGGCGCCGTCGACCTGGAACGCCTGCACGCTTGCGGTGTCCAGCTGCGGGTCCGGAACGATCTGGGCGAGGATGCGGACCGAGGTCGGATCATCGACGACCAGCGCTGCGGGCGCTGCCTCGACGATGATCGAGGAGGTGGCATCGATCGTCACTTCGTCGGGCTCGCTGACGTCGGCGCCGTCGCTGACCACGAGGCGCGCGACGTACTGGCCGATCAGATCGGGCAGCAGCGTGGGCGTGGAGGTGTTCGCGTTCTGAAGGATCGCCTGGCTGCCGTCGGGCACCGACACCAGCGTCCATTCGTAGCTGAGCTCGTCGCCGTCGTCGTCGGAGGAGCCGCTGCCGTCGAGCATTTCGCCGACGCCGACCACGGCGGTCCCGTCGTCGCCGGCATCGGCCACCGGGACGGAGTTCGCGCACGGACACAGGAGCTGGAGGTTCTGACCGACCGCGATCTTCAGCGCATAGAGCGCATCGGTGGTAAGGATCTTGTCATCGCCATTGGGGTCGCAGATGCACGGCTCCGCGTCGCATTGATCGCCACCGACGGCCGCCTTCAGGATCCCGAGCGCATCGCTCGTGTTCGGCTTGACGCCGTTGCTTACGGGCTGCCCGCAATCGCCGAGCGCCGCGGCCGCCGTCGTCGCTGCGCTGATCGCCAGAACCGTTGCGAGCGCTGCGCGCCGGAACCAGAGCCATCCTTTCATCGCAATCCCCTCCCGCGGCACGTTCAGGCCGGCCCCCCGGCGCACGCCGCAGGACCGCAGTATGCGAAATCCGGCCACGGCACTACCAGCGGCGTCTTTCGCGGCTACCCACTCGATAGAGGGCATCGGCCGCAAAATGGACGCCCGCCCCTCGTGTCCGAGGCGCGGGCGTCGTCACCGCGGGCTCAGTCGCCCTTGTCGCGGAAGATCCAGGGCGTGCTGAGCTGGGAGGGGCCGGAATACTGTGAGCCCCAGCAGTCGCCGGCGTCGTTGATCAACTGGACGATCACGGCGTTCTCCTGCGCAAAGGGCCACGGCATTCCGTTTTCATCGGGCATCGACAGATTTCCGCGGCTTGCGCCGAGGGCGATGCTGGTGCGGCCGCTCTCCTCGGGCCTCAGGCGCAGGCGGAAGATGCCGTCGGGAGTGCGCGCCGAGTCCTTGTAACGCATGGAGGCGCGGCGCTGCGTCCAGCACGGCCCGTAGCGGCAGCGGCCGCCGCCGGGCGCCTTCATCGTCATCGAGAGCTGAGGCGTATCCATGATCGTGTCGTAGACGCACACCGTGTAGTTGGTGACAGCACTGATCGGGTCGCCGAATTCGATCTGCGTCGTCGGCGCGCCGTCGAACCACTCCCATTCCAGGCTGTCGAAGGCGTCGACGCCGTCATCAATGACGCGCAGCCTGGTATGGCGCGGCCTGTCGACCTGCTTGCAGTCGTTGCGCGGAAGCGTCGTGCAATCGGGCGACTCGCCCTCGTCAGGCACGCAGGCGCAGACACCGAGGCCGAGCAGCTCGGTGCAGACCGTGCCGGTGGGACAATCGGCCGAGCAGGCCGGCGCCTCCGCCAGGCCGCACGACAACGGCTCGTCGACGAGGCAGGTGCACAGATCGCCGACGGCAGTGCAGGAGGTTCCCTGCGGACAGTCGTCGACCGCGCACGCAGGCGCGGCAGCCTGCAGGCATCCAGTGGGCAGGTCGACGACGCACGCGCAGGCGCCGATGCCGAGGTCGGTGCAGGTCGTGCCGAGCGGGCAGTCGTCGGCGGCGCACTGCGGCGCCGACGCGGTCGCACAACCCGTCGGGATGCTTGCGCACGCGCAGACGCCGCCGATGTCGTTGCAGACCAGTCCGGCAGGGCACTCGCCATTGCACATCGGCGCCGCAGCCAGAGTGCAGCCGACGACGTCCGGCACGCATCCGCACGCAGCTCCACCGATGTCCTCGCAGCGAAAGCCGCTCGGACAGTCATCCGGCGCGCACGTCGGAGCCGTTGCCGCCGAGCATCCGGTCGCGGGCGTGACACAGCCGCAGGCGCCGCCGGCGTCCTGGCAGACCTGCCCCGGCGGACATTCGCCGTCGCACACCGGTGCACCTGCGGCCACGCAGCTCAATGCGTCGGGGATGCATGCGCAGCCGACTCCGGCACCCGACACGCATCGAAAGCCGTCGGGGCAGTCGGTGCTGCTGCATGCGGGCGCGGCTGCGGTCGTGCAGCCGACCTGGGCGGACACGGAAGAACTCAGAACGAGGATCGCGACCAGCCCGGTCGCGAGCGCGAAGACGGACGAGCAGCAGGGACGATGGTGCTGCATGGCAATCCCTCCCGCGACGGCAGGCTTGGCAACCGCCCACCGCCGAACCGCGATCGATGTTGATCACGGCTGATGCAGAGGAGGAACACGGTCGCGCGCCTGCCGTGAATTTTTTTAGGACTGTCTCAGCGCCCTGAAACACGGCGCAACGCGGCACGATTCCGCGGCCTCGATGCCGGGCGCGGCGGCGTCGACGCCGGCCCTCGCACCGGGCTGGAAGATTGCACGGGTTGGCCGCGCCCTGGCACGTTGCCGCGGGCCGTCGAGTGAATCGTCATTCAAAACTTGAACGCTATCGGCCTTTGCGTGCGTGGCCGCAAAGTTGAGCTGCGTCACACCCGCCGGCCGATGCAGCGACGTATCCATCAGGGGGTGAGCCGTCGCCGGGACGGCAGCACCGCCATCACCGCCGCAACCAGTCTTTCGGGAATGTCCCCGGGAACCGGATCGGCCGCCGCCGTGTCCCGGGCCAGATCCATCGTCCGGCGATAGCCGCGCAGATATTCCATGCACTCGGGACAGTCGCCGAGGTGCGCATCGAAGAGCGCGCGCTGCTCCGCGTCGAGCTCGTCGTCCAGGTAGGCAGCAAGAATGTCGATCAGCTCGCGGCAGCTCAGCTCGGTATCGCTCATGATGCTCTCCTCGAGTCTGCAGGTTGTCAGGCCGCCTCGGAGTCGGCGGCGACGGCGCCCGTGCCGGCCTGCTCCGGCAGCGGCCCACGCAGCGGCGACGGCGAGGGACGCTCCTGCGTCTGTGCGACCGAACGCTCCACCAGAAGGTCGAGCGTCCAGTCGGTGACGATGCGCAGGCGATTGCCGAAACCGACCATCTTGCTCAGGTACAGCGTCCGCCAGATGAGCCAGCCGGCGAAGCCCCAGATGCGGACGCCGAACAGGTCGACGGCCGCGAAATGCTCGCCGACGGACACCAGCGAGCCATGATCGAAGTAGCGGAACGCCCGCGTCCTCTTTCCCCGCAGCAGGCGCACGAGATTCCTGGCCGTGTGGCTTCCCTGCTGGAATGCGACCTGCCCGAGCGGAGGCAGCGCGCGACCGCTGTTCCCGTCGATGGCGGCCGCCGCATCGCCGAGTACGAAGACGTCCTCGAAGCCGGCCGCCCGTAGGTCGGCCTGCACGATCGCGCGGCCGCTGCCGTCGACGCGCAGCGGCGCACACGCAAGCAGTGGCGATGCCGCCACGCCGGCGCACCAGATGCACGTGCGTGCCGGAATGACGGCTCCATCGGACAGATGCACGGCATTGGCCGTCACGGCAGCAACGCGGCATCCGAGCTGTACCTGGCAGCGCATGCGCGAGAGCTGCCGGCCGGTGATGCGCACGACGCTGTCGCGCCAGCCCGGAAGGATCTGCGGGCCCGATTGCACGAGGATGACCCGCACCAGGTCCGCGTCGATCTCCGGGTAGCGTGCGAGCAGCACCTGGAAGATGAGGTCGTGGATCTCGCTGGCCACCTCGACGCCGGTCGGTCCTGCGCCGACGACGACGAACGTGAGAAGCTCGCGCTGCAGCTGCTCGCCGCCACCGGCGGCGGCGCGCTCGAAGCACTCGATGACCTGGTTGCGGACCGCGCTGGCGTCGCCCAGCTCCTTCATGAAGAAGGCGTGCTCGCGCACCCCGCGCGTGCCGAAGGTCTGATTGCAGGAGCCCGGAGCCAGGACCAGGTAGTCGTAGTCGATCTCGACGTCGTGATCGACGCTGCTGCTGCCGTGCGCCGCCGCTTCCACGTGCGCGACCAGCTTGCGGCGCACCGGGTCGATCGCCTCCACGCTGGCCTTCCGAAACCGCACGTTGGTGGATTCGAAGATACGCCGGAAAGGGTTGGCGACCTGGCGCAGCTCGATGGCGCCGGCGGCGGCGCTCGGCAGCAACGGCGGGAACAGGAAGTAGTTGCGCCGGTCCAGGACCTCGATGTCGAGGTCGGGGTGATAGCCTAGCCGGCGGTCGAGGCCGAGCGCCGTGTAGAGGCCGGCAAAGCCGCCACCGACGATGACGACGCGCCGGCGAACGCCCGAGGATCTCCAGCGCGCGTAGATCCACGTCTGCTTCAGCCCGATCACCGTCAGAACGCCCAGGAGCAGCGTGGCACCGGCGGCGAACGCGGTTGCCAGCGGCCGCACCGGCGCCAGGAACGGCACCGTCACCCACATCAGAAGGTCGAAGGCGAAGAAGCCCCGTGCCAGCCAGTGCACGGCTGTCCGCGCGCGGCGTCGCATGGAAGTACGGCGAAACAGCCACCCCGCCACCGACGCCAGCAGCGCGATGGCCATCGTGTGGACGACGAGAAGCAGGGCGTAGTTGGCCGATTGCTGCCGCGCCAGGTTGGCCAGCGCGCTGCCGAGCGACTGCATGAGCGAGGTCGTTCCCGAAGCCCAGCTCGCTTCCAGCACCGCCACGCTCCAGCTCGCGGCGTAGAGAGCCCAGGCGAACAGCAGCGCGATCGAAACGGTCAGCTTGGCGGCAAGAGCGAGGTTGGGAAGGCGGTGGTGCTCGATCTTGCGCATCCGGAAAACTGTTGCGAGCACGCGCGCCCGGCCATCGCGCATGGATTCGCTGCTTCGTTGGATGCCGCTTGCGGAAAAAGGGAACGGGCGAGAGCGTACTTTTTCAACGCTTCGGACGCCGCGACAGGATCGCCTCGGCCAGCTCGTCGGGAAGCTCGGTCTCCAGCTCCTCGTCCTCGAAGGCCGAGCGGGCAGCGTCGATGGTGGCCTCGTATCGGCGAAGGTAGCCGGCGCAGGCGCCGCAGGAGCGCCGGTGCGTGTCGGCTTCGGCCGCGGTCTCGGCGGTCAGCTCGCGCGCAAGGTAGCTCTCGATGGCGGCCACGAACTCGGCGCAGGTCACGCGCGCGCCGATATCACGGAGAATGGCGGCAACCAAGATCGCGCTACCGTGCGCGGCCGGGCACCTTCAGCCTGAGGCGGTACAAGCCGGTGTGCGCCGTGATGTAGAGCGTCTTGCGGTCGTCGTCGCCGAACGCAAAGTTGGCCGGCAGCTCCGGTCCCTGGATCGTCCCGAGGTGCTCTCCCTTCGCCGACAGGATCCACAGGCCGCCAGGGCCGGCAACGTAGAGATTGCCGAGCTCGTCCACCTCCAGACCATCGAGCGCCGTCTCTCCCGGCTGCGAGGTCATGTCGAAGAAGAGCTCGCCGTTGCCGTAGCCTCCGGCCGCGTTGCGGGAGAAGCGCGTGATCGTCTTGGCGCCAGGGTCCCAGTTGGTCACGTACAGGTGGCTCTCGTCGGGTGAGAAGTTGATCCCGTTGGGACCGCTCAGCTCGTCACTGACGAGCTCGAGCCGCCCGTCGCGCAGACAGAACACGCCGGTGAAGCCGAGCTCGCGGCGCGGGTCGTCGTGATAGCGCGGAAGGCCGAAGGGAGGATCGGTGAAGCACAGAGCGCCGTCGCTGCGATAGACGAGGTCGTTGGGGCTGTTCAGCCGCTTGCCCTCGTAGCTGTCGGCCAGCGTCGTAACGACGCCGTTCTTCTCGATGCGCGTGACGCGCCGGTTGCCGTGCTCGCAGATGGTCAGGCGCCCCTGCCCGTCCAGCGCCAGGCCGTTGGAGCCGGGCTGGCGATACTCGCCGATGTCGAGGCCCGCATAGCCGCTCCTGGTGCGGTACAGCGACACCTGGCCGTCGCGGCTCCACCGGTAGATGCGATTGGCGTTCGGATCGCTGAACAGCAGGCCGTCCGGCGTCCAGACCGGCCCCTCGATGAACTCGAAGCCTGCGGCCACCTTCTCGATGCGGACATCGGGCGCGACGATGGCATCGAGCGCAGCGTCGTTGCGCTCGATCCTGGTCTCGAGGGGCTCGCCGGCGCGAGCCTTCTCCCTGCCGTAGAATTCCAGGGTGGCCGAACGAAGCCATACGAAGTTCGCCGGCGGGTCGGACAGAGGGCCGTTGGCGACGAAGATCGCCGCGGTCATCGTCTGCCCCGGCCTCGCGTCGCGCGTCAGCACGACGCGGTTGGCGGTGTTGAATCCAGCAATCACCGAGCCGCCGCTCTGCCCGACCGCTGCGGGCAGCTCGCCGTCGACCCATACCTCGGCATAGTCGTCGGCGACGACCTCGAGCACGACCGTGGAGCCGGCCACCGCATGCCGCGCGACGTGGCCGGGCAGCGTCACGCGCAGCCGATACCATCCGAAGGACAGCCGACCGTTGCCGCGCCGCTGCAGGAGCGTCTGCGGCTCGATCACCGGCCAGCCGGAGTCGTCGAAGCCGGCCGTGCCCGCTCGCGGCGAGATGTCGTGCGTGCGGTTGGCCGCACCACTGGCCTTGAGGTCGGCGCCGACGCTGCGGTGCGCGACGACTTCGATGGCCGCATCCGCGTAGCGCCACTCGCCTCCCACCACCGCCAGTGCCGCGGGGTCGGAAAGATCGACGGCGGCATCCGGCGATGTTGCATACGGCCCGAGCTGAGCACCGGCCGTCGCGGACACCGTCGCGGACATGGTCATCACTGCCAGCGCCAGCAGCACCGGAGACGGGAAAACGAAATTGCGGTTCATCATGCGTATCTCGGTCCGAAAAGGACGGGGAGGCGCCGGACCGGGCGGGGTTCCGGCCCGGCGCCGCGTGCGCATCGCCGCGTCGAGGTCGCTTGGACGTCGGCCGTAGCGTGCGCCGTGGGGAAGCTACTCGGCCTTGCCGCCGAGCTTCTTGCACTCTTCGGCGGTCGTCATCGTGAAGCCCTGGCCCTTGCAGGCGTTCTTGCCCGCGCACGCATGGCCTGCGCCGCCGCAGCCGCCCGTGCCCTTGCAGGCATTGACGCCGTGGCACTTGACCTTGGCCGTCGCCTTGTCCGCGGCCTTGGCGGCCTCTTCGGCCATCGCCGTTCCGCTCAGGAACAGCCCGGCCACCGCTGCGGCCATGAGAGAGGTTCTCATCGTCTTGTTCATCGTCTTCTCCTTGGTTGGTTCCGGCGTGAGCCGGCGTCTGTGTGGTTCAGCTGCGCGCCGGCATCGTCGGCCGCAGCGCGGACGGCAACACCGGCGACGGATCGCTCTCCCGCGGCTGGAAAGCCCGTTCCACGAGAGCGTCGAGTGAAACAGGACCGGGGCCGGCGACGGTCAGCCACGCGAAGAGCACGATGTAGAGCGTCTCGACGAGGCCGAAGAGCGCCGCAGCGCCGTCGATGCTTGCCCATTGCGCGGTGGCGATGGCGACGACCATCGTGCCGATGAGCGGCAGCGCAGCGATGCGCGTGGCCAGTCCCGCGACGAGCAGCAGCCCGCAGGTCAGTTCGGTGAATGCCACGAAGGGTGCCTGCAGCTCGGGAAAAGGGATGCCGAGCTCGGCGAAGAAGCCGATGACCTGTTCGAGGTTGCCGAGCTTGCCCCAGCCCGTGGACGCGAACGTCCAGCCGACGACGATGCGCGCCAGAAGCGGCGGCAGCCAGCTCAGCGGCCGGGCGACGAGAGCGGGGAGCTCATGGACGAAGTAGCGGATGCGCTGCATGGAACGGCCTCCTGTGCCGCTCCGATGCCCGCGCACCGACGCCGGTTACGCGAGGAAGGCGATGGCAAGAAAACGCGGAGCTTCTGCAACGCGTCCAGCCTGCGGCGAGCACACTGCGGCTGCGTCCGATCCGACATCGACGTCGCCGCTTGCGCGTCCGCGTTCGCGGCGCGCGCGTGCAGTCGCTACCGCCGAGCGTTGAGCCGTGCGTAGACGCCGCGGTTGGCGCGATAGATGCGGACGAACTGCGCGAACCTCTCGTCGTAGAGGGCGCCGTTGCCGGCGTCGGGCTCGTACTCCTGCACACACCGGACGCGCGCCGGCACCTCGTCGAAGCGAATGAGGCCGAGGCCGACGGCGCCGATGAATGCGGCGCCGCGCACGTTGGCCTGGATCGGATCCTTCATGCGGCGCACCGGCCGCCGCAGCACGTCCGCGAAGATGCGGCACCATACCGGCGAGTTGGCGCCGCCGCCGACCATGTGGATGGGGCCCGTGGCGCGGCCGAGCACCTTCTCGAACGGGCTGAGCAGCCAGCGCGTGTTCAGCGCCACGCCCTCGAGCACGGCACGGATGATGTCCTCGCGCGAGTTCTCCAGCGACAGGTTGTAGATCGCCGCGCGCACGTGCCGGTCCTCCACCGGCGCGCGCTCGCCGTAGATCCACGGCGTATAGATGACGCCGTTGCTGCCGGCCGGCGTCTTCTCGGCAATCCGGTCGATCACCTGGAAGACGTCCGGCACCTGCGCTTCCTGCAGCAGCTCGTCCTTGTGGTAGAGGATCCGGTCGCGCAGGAACGTCAGATTGCCGCCGGCGGTCGCCTGCAGCCCCGTCAAGAGGTAGCGGCCCGCAATGGCGCACGGCACCGCCGCCATTGCCGAGACCAGATCCGTCTTCTTGCGCGGCAGGTGGGCGCCGAGCCACGAAGACGTGCCGATGTAGAGATGGGTGTCGTAGTCGCGCACCGCGCCCGAGCCGACGGCCGCAGCCGAGGTATCGATGGCGCCCGCGACGACCATGACCGTCGGCGGCAGCCCCAGCTCGGCGGAAACCTCCGCCCGCAGGGGCCCGAGAGTCTCGGTGCAGGCGACGATGTCGGGGAACTTGTCGGCGTCGATGCCCGAGCGTCGCACCAGAAGGTCGTCGTACGAGACGCTACCGCCGCGATTGTCGGTGACCCACGATGTCAGGATCGAGTCGTGCGTGGCGACGAAGCGTCCCGTCAGGCGCAGGTTCAGATAGTCGAGCACGTTGAGGAACTTGTGCGTGCGCTCGTAGACCTGCGGCCGCTCGTGCCTGACGAACAGCATGTGGGCGGCGGGGTCCTTGCCCGCCAGCGAGGGCGCGCCTCCGGTCAGGCGGATCCAGCGCCACAAACGGCGCGCGTCGTAGCCGGCCACGCGTACGGGCCCATGCGTGATCTTTCGCAGATGGTCCGCGCCGCGAGCGTCCATCCACAGGACCGCGTTCATCAGCGCCTTGCCGTCGCGATCGACCGCAACCGTACCCTCGCCTTGCGTGCTGCAGCAGACGGCGACGACGGCCCTTGCGATGTCGGGGTGCCTGGCGACGAGCCGCCTCGATACGCTCACCAGCGCCGACCACCACGCGTGCGGATCCTGCTCGGCCCCGCCGCCCGGCAGCAGGATCGTCTCGACGCTCTGGAACTCCCAGGCTGCCACTTCGCCGTCGACCGAAACGAGCGCCGCCTTGCAGCCGGACGTCCCGAGGTCGATGGCGAGAATCCACTGCGAGGGCGCGTTCATGCGCCGCGAAGGCCGTCCTTGCGCGCGATCTCCATGTCCTGCTTGCCGGTGACGATGCCGAAGAGCGCGTCGGTCAGCGGCTCGGGCAGCGTCGTGATGGGCTGGCCCGTGGCCAGGGCCTGCACGTAGATGGTCGCCACCTTCTCGAGCAGCTCGACGTACGTGAACGTCTTTTCGAGGTTCGGGCCCACGGCCAGCGCGCCGTGGTTCTGCAGCAGATAGCAGTGGCATCGGTTGGAGAGCCGGGCCACGACGTTCGACAGCAATTCCTCGGAACCCGACAGCCCGTATGCCGCCACCTCCACGGTCGGCCCGATCGAGATCACCACCTCGTCGAAGAGCGCCGGGATCGGCTTGTTCAGCACCGCCAGCACGCTCGCGTTGATCTGGTGCGTGTGGATGACGGCGCTGACGTCGCGCCGGTTGCGGTAGCAGGCGATGTGCATCGGCGTCTCGATCGACGGGTCGCGATGTCCTTCGATGCGGCCGAGATCGAAGTCCACGACGCAGAGATCGTCGAGTTGCATGTCGTCGTAAGGCAAGGTCGAGGGAGTGACGACGACCGCCTCCTCGCCATCGACCAGCGCCGAGACGTTGCCCGCGCTGCCCGAGTGCGTGCCGAAGTAGCCGCGCTCCGACAGCCGCTTGCTGACCTCCAGGACCTGCCGCTTCCAAGCGTCGTACTTTCCCATCCTCGCTCCTTCGGGGCCGGCTCTCGAAGCCCCGGTCCTACTCCACGCTTTCGAGCACCGTGCGGAATCGCGCCAGCGCATCGTCGATGACGTCATCGGTGTCCGCCATGCTCGTGTAGAGGCGGCTGCCGGCCAGCGTGATGATGCCGGCCGCCGTGAACGCGGCGCCGTACTCCTCGCCCATCTTCTTTCGCTGCATGATCTTGAAGAAGAACTCGGGGTCGTCCACGTCCACCAGCAGGACGCCGTGCGTCTCCAGGTGCACGATCGAGCCGTGGTTGTAGGCGAAAAACGGCAGCCCCAGCTCCTCGCACATCGCCTGCAGGCCCGCCGCCAGGCGATCGCCGGCGCGGCCCGCGATGATCGGCGCGTCCGTGCGCTCCATCTCGAGGATCGCGAAGTATCCTGCCGCCGAGCTGATCGGGTTGGCCGACAGCGTCCCGCCGACCAGCGTCTTCTGCGTGCCGCCGCCGATACCCGCCGCGAACGTGCTCATCACGTCGGCGCGTCCGCCCACGCCGCCCGCGGCCGGAAAACCGCCGGCGATGCACTTGCCGAACACCGTCAGGTCCGGACGCACGCCGAAGTAGCCCTGCGCGCCGCCCATGCCCAGCCGAAAGCCGGTGACGACCTCGTCGAAGACCAGCAGCGCGCCGAACTCGTCGCACAGCTCGCGCACGCGACCGTTGAAGTCGCGCTGAACCGGCCTCGACCCGCTCTCGGGCCCGATCGGCTCGACCAGCACCGCCGCGGTTCCGCCCTGCGTCCGGTTCGCCTCCAGCAGCGCGCGCAGCGCGTGGATGTCGTTGGGGTAGAACTCCTGTGTGTGCGCCAGCGTGTCGGCCGGGATCCCGGCAGCTTCGAACGCGCCGCTGCCTGGAATGCGCGTGCCGAGCACCATCTGATCGCTCCAGCCGTGATAGGCGCCGCCGACCTTGATGACCTTGGCGTTGCCGGTGAAGTTGCGCGCCGCGCGCACCGCCGCCATGCACGCTTCGGTGCCGCTGCCGAGCATGCGGAACATCTCGACCGCGGGCATGTGACGATGGATGAGCTCGGCCAGCTTCAGCTCGTACTCGTGGAACAGCCCCGTCACCGGCCCGCACTCGCGCAGGACCTCGATCACCTTGTCGCGGACCGCCGGATAGTTGCTGCCGAGAACGGTGGGGCCGCCGGCCTGGAGGAAGTCGATGTAACGATTGCCGTCGACGTCCCAGAGGTAGGGCCCGTCCGCGCGCGTGACGCTCAGCGGGAACGGATAGTTGAACGCGAGGTTGTGCTGGACGCCGCCTGGGATGCGCTGCGCCGCCCGCGCGGTCTGCTCCTTGGAGCCGCGGCAGCGGGTCTCGAACCATTCGAGCACCTCCGCCATTCGCTCGCGCCGCACCGGCCGCGGCGCCTCGGCGATCAGGCGCTTGCCGCGCGCGACGAGATCGTCCGTGTCGGGCCAGTGCGAGATCGCGTAACGCGAGCCGGTGTCGCTCGCCGCTGCGTCGTGGTCAGCCGCGGTTGCCTGCTTGATCATCGTTTTCTCCATGCGGACAGCCGCCGCCGGTCGGCGGCCTCCATGTACTTCTGCATCAGCCTGGTGGCGCGGCGGCCGTCGCCTTCCTCGAGAGCGTCGAAGACGCGCTCGTGCGCCGCCACGTAGTCGGATGGCACGGCTGCGCGCCGTCCGATCGCGCGCACGGACTCGATGTAGGCCGGCGTGATCTTGTTGAGCAGCCACATCGCCGGAAGCATCCCCGCGGCCTCGAGCACCTGCTGCGTGACCTGGAAGTCGAGCGCGGCGAAAAGATCGAGGTCGGTGCGCGAGCGCCACGCCTGCGCGACGGTGGCGCGAGCCTGCGCGAGCGCGCCGTGCTGCAGGCGGCCTGCTGCCAGCTCGAGCATGCCGAGCACGATCATGCGGCGCAGCGCCAGCGCGTCCTCGATGAGCGAGGCGGCGGTCACGCCGTCGACCGCTTCGGCCTCGCGCAGCGATGCCGGAAGGACATCGAACGTCCACTGGCCGCGCGGCCGAACGACGGCGCCCGAGCCGTGTCGAATCGAAATCAGCCCCCAGTGTTCGAGCCGGCGCAGTGCATCCCGCACGCTGACGCGGCTGGCGCCGAGGTCGCGCACCAGATCGCGCTCGGCCGGAAGACGCACGCCGCGGCCATGGACGCCCCGGACGATATCGGACAGCAGGCGATCGAAAACGGCATCGGGCACCGTGGCCGCGGCCGTCACGGCGGCGGCGGCCGGCGCAGCGACGCTGCGCGGACGGGCTTTGGGGACGGCAGCGGGGCTGAGCGAGGAGCGCGGCATTGGTCTTACCAAGTGGTCGGACCAGTCCCAGGCTCGAAGGACGATGTCAATCGCGCGAAGTACGCCGGGGGAGCGGACCTGGTACGGGCCGACGCTGCCCTCGCCCGCCTCTGCGCCGACT
Encoded here:
- a CDS encoding GntR family transcriptional regulator yields the protein MPRSSLSPAAVPKARPRSVAAPAAAAVTAAATVPDAVFDRLLSDIVRGVHGRGVRLPAERDLVRDLGASRVSVRDALRRLEHWGLISIRHGSGAVVRPRGQWTFDVLPASLREAEAVDGVTAASLIEDALALRRMIVLGMLELAAGRLQHGALAQARATVAQAWRSRTDLDLFAALDFQVTQQVLEAAGMLPAMWLLNKITPAYIESVRAIGRRAAVPSDYVAAHERVFDALEEGDGRRATRLMQKYMEAADRRRLSAWRKR